The Longimicrobium sp. DNA segment TCATAGGCCAGGCAGACGAGTTTCCGAAAGCGCTGCGCATCCCCCTCCTGCTCGCCATTCCCGTGCTGGCGCCGGTGGTGTCGATGGCCTACTGGGTGTGGCGTATCCGCTCGCGTCCGCCCGTCCGCAGGGCCGTGATCGCCCGGGCAGCCGCGGGCGCCGGCCTGGCGTGAGGCCCTGGCAGAACGGCATTTCACGCAGAGGACGCAGGGGAAACGAGAGAGGACGCAGAGAAAAGATCGTGTTTTCTCTGCGTCCTCTCCGTTCCCTCCGCGCCCTCTGCGTGAAACGTTTTTCACCCGTCGTCTTGCGCGATTCCATGCGACCTTCTAGTTAGGAGGACGTTTCTCGACCGCTCATCGCCGCCGCCGCACGCTCATGACCGCCGCGCCAGAACAGCCCCACAACCCGCTGCACGGCGTAACGCTCGAGCGGATGCTGACCGAGCTGGTGGACCACTTCGGGTGGGAGGCGATGGGGCAGCGCATCGCCATCCGCTGCTTCACCGCCGATCCCAGCATCGGCTCCAGCCTCAAGTTCCTGCGCAAGACGCCGTGGGCGCGCGAAAAGGTGGAGGGGATGTACCTCTACATGCTCCGCGAAAAGGCCAGGCAGGCGCGGCGGGGTTCCTCACCCAAGGCATCCCCCGAGGGATGATCGAGCTTCGCCTCCTGGAGCCCGGCGACGCGGACGTGCTCGGGCGCGTGGCCGACGGCGTGTTCGACTACGCGGTGGATCCGCGCTGGACCACGGAG contains these protein-coding regions:
- a CDS encoding VF530 family protein → MTAAPEQPHNPLHGVTLERMLTELVDHFGWEAMGQRIAIRCFTADPSIGSSLKFLRKTPWAREKVEGMYLYMLREKARQARRGSSPKASPEG